A portion of the bacterium genome contains these proteins:
- a CDS encoding ATP-binding cassette domain-containing protein — translation MGRQIEHEVLALQGISLEIERGEVFGIVGPNGAGKTTLLKILATLILPSRGTARVNGADLVLGAP, via the coding sequence GTGGGCCGCCAGATAGAGCACGAAGTCCTCGCTCTTCAAGGCATCAGCCTCGAAATCGAGCGCGGGGAAGTGTTCGGGATTGTCGGCCCTAATGGCGCCGGAAAGACGACACTTCTGAAGATCCTCGCGACCTTGATCCTTCCTTCCCGAGGGACTGCGCGGGTCAACGGGGCCGACCTAGTGCTGGGTGCGCCC